The Alkalilimnicola sp. S0819 DNA segment TCGCAATGAGAACACCACTGGCCGCCCCAAGGGAATCAATCCGTGTTTCCCCAGGCGGCTGTCCGTGTGTGTAGCGTAATTTTGCCGGTACGCCCGGCGCGATAGAACCGAGGTGGTCGACCTTGAACGACATGGCGAAGAATCTGATTCTCTGGGTAGTGATCGCCGTGGTCCTGATGGCTGTGTTCAGCAACTTCCAGGATCGCGCGATGACGGCCGGCCAGCTGCCGTACTCCGAGTTTCTCAACCAGGTGAAGAGCGGCGACATCAGCGCCGTCACCATCCAGGGCCAGACCATCTCCGGCGAGCGCAGCGGCGGCCAGGGCTTCAAGACCTACAGCCCGGAGACCAACAACGAGGCACTGATCGGCACCCTGCTCGACAACAACGTGACGATCCGCGCCGAGGCCCCGGAAGGGCGCAGCGTGCTGTTGCAGATCCTGATCTCCTGGTTCCCCTTCCTGTTGCTGATCGGCGTGTGGATCTACTTCATGCGTCAGATGCAGGGCGGTGGCGGAGGCCGCGGCGCCATGTCCTTCGGCAAGAGCCGGGCGCGGATGATGAGCGAGGACCAGGTCCGGGTGACCTTCGCCGACGTGGCCGGCGTGGAGGAAGCCAAGGAAGAGGTGGCCGAGCTGGTGGACTTCCTGCGTGATCCGAGCAAGTTCCAGCGTCTCGGTGGCAGCATTCCCCGGGGCGTCCTGATGGTGGGCTCGCCGGGTACCGGCAAGACCCTGTTGGCCAAGGCCATCGCCGGCGAGGCGAAGGTGCCCTTCTTCAGTATCTCCGGTTCGGACTTCGTGGAGATGTTCGTGGGCGTGGGCGCATCTCGGGTGCGGGACATGTTCCAGCAGGCCAAGAAGCATGCGCCCTGCATCATCTTCATCGACGAGATCGACGCGGTGGGCCGCCAGCGCGGCGCCGGTCTCGGCGGCGGCCACGACGAGCGCGAGCAGACCTTGAACCAATTGCTGGTCGAGATGGACGGTTTCGAGGGTAACGAGGGCGTGATCGTCATCGCGGCCACCAACCGTCCCGACGTGCTGGACCCGGCGCTGCTGCGCCCGGGCCGCTTCGACCGTCAGGTGGTTGTGCCGCTGCCCGACGTGCGGGGCCGGGAGCAGATCCTCAAGGTGCACATGAAGAAGGTGCCCCTGGCCGACGACATGGATCCGCGCACCATCGCCCGGGGCACCCCCGGCTTCTCCGGCGCGGATCTGGCTAACCTGGTCAACGAGGCGGCACTGTTCGCCGCTCGGCGCAACAAGCGGGTGGTGGACCAGGACGACTTCGAGCGCGCCAAGGACAAGATCATGATGGGCGCCGAGCGGCGCAGCATGGTCATGAGCGAGGATGAAAAGCAGCTGACCGCCTATCATGAATCCGGTCATGCCATCGTCGGCCTGCTCTCCCCCGAGCACGACCCGGTGCACAAGGTCACCATTATTCCCCGGGGGCGTGCTCTGGGCGTGACCATGTTCCTCCCCGAGGAGGACCGCTACAGCTACTCCAAGCAGCGCCTGAACAGCTCCATCGCGAGCCTGTTCGGCGGGCGGATCGCCGAGGAAATGATCTTCGGCAAGGATCGGGTCACCACCGGCGCCTCCAACGACATCCAGCGGGCCACCGAGATCGCCCGCAACATGGTCACCAAGTGGGGTCTGTCGGAAAAGCTGGGCCCCCTGACCTACGGTGAGGATGAAGGCGAGGTGTTCCTGGGGCAGTCCATGGGGCATCAGCACAAGCAGGTCTCCGACGAGACCGCGCAGCGGATTGACGAGGAAGTGCGGGCGGTGATCGACGTCAACTACGCCCGGGCCGAGCAGCTGCTGCGTGAGAACCTCGACAAGCTGCACGCCATGTCCGAGGCGCTGATCAAGTTCGAGACCATCGACAAGGATCAGATCGACGACATCATGAACGGTCGTCCGCCGCGTCCGCCGGAAGACTGGCAGGGGCCGAGCACCCGTCCGGAGTCGGAATCCGGCGAGTCCGAGCAGGAGTCCGGTGGCCAGCCCATCGGCGGGCCCGCCAGTCATCACTGATCGCCCATGACGGCGGTGCTCGATTGCGGTGGCAAGCCGCTGGACTTGTCCCGTCCCCAGGTCATGGGGATACTCAATATCACCCCCGATTCCTTCTCGGACGGGGGTGTCTTCCTTGGTGGGGAAGCCGCGTTGGAGCGTGCCCACCGCATGGTGGCGGAAGGGGCCGCCATCATCGACATCGGTGGGGAGTCCACCCGCCCGGGCGCGGCGGGGGTCTCGGTGCAGCAGGAGCTGGATCGGGTGCTGCCGGTGATCGAGGCGCTCGCCCCGACGCTGCCCGTGCCCCTGTCGGTGGACACCACCAAGCCGGAGGTCATGGCCGCCGCGGTGGATGCCGGCGCGGGCCTCATCAACGATGTGCTCGCCCTGCGGGCGCCCGGGGCTCTGGAGGTGGTCGCGGCCCTGTCGGTGCCGGTCTGCCTGATGCACATGCAGGGCGAGCCCCGAACCATGCAGCGGGATCCGCGCTACGACGATGTGCTGCAAGACGTGATGGGGTTCCTGCGTGGGCGTCTTCGCGCCTGCGAAGATGCGGGCATTGCGCGGGAGCGTCTGTTGCTGGACCCGGGCTTCGGCTTCGGCAAGAATCTGCACCACAATTGCCGGTTGTTGAAGGAACTGGCGAGCTTTCAGGCGCTGGGGGCGCCGTTGCTGGTGGGGCTGTCGCGTAAATCCATGCTCGGCGCCATCGTCGATCGGCCGGTGACGCAGCGCCTGCCCGCCAGTCTGGCGGCGGCGGTGTTGGCGGCCGAGCGGGGCGCGAGCATCATCCGCGTGCACGACGTGGCGGACACCGTCCAGGCGTTGGCCGTGGTGGAGGCCGTTGCGCGGGAGGGTCTTTGACCCAAGTACAGCGAACAATGAGCGGGTGTTGAGCGCCGGCATCGTCTTTCGGGGACCAAGCATGAAAAAACGTTACTTCGGCACCGACGGCATCCGTGGTCGGGTGGGGGAGGCGCCGATCACGGCGGACTTCATCCTCAAGCTCGGCTGGGCCGCGGGCCGGGTGTTCGCCGCGGGCGGTGGAAAGACCGTGCTCATCGGCAAGGACACCCGCCTGTCGGGCTATATGTTCGAATCCGCCCTGGAGGCGGGGCTATCGGCGGCTGGCGTGCATTCGCGCCTGCTCGGACCCATGCCCACGCCCGCCATTGCCTATCTCACCCGCACCCTGCGGGCGAGCGCCGGCATCGTCATCAGCGCCTCGCACAATCCCCATGCCGACAACGGCATCAAGTTCTTCTCGGCGGCGGGCCAGAAACTGGACGACGCCACCGAGCTCGCCATCGAGGCGGAGCTGGACAAGCCCATGCGCACCGTGGCATCCGAGCAACTGGGGCGCGCCGCGCGGCTCCCGGATGCCCCCGGGCGCTACATCGAGTTCTGTAAACGGGCGGTTTCGCCACAGACCCAGCTCGGCGGTATGCGCCTGGTGGTGGACTGCGCCAATGGCGCCACCTATCAGGTGGCTCCCAGCCTGTTCCATGAGCTGGGCGCCGAGGTCATCCGCATGGGCGCGGAACCGGACGGGCTGAACATCAATGTGGATTGCGGCTCGGTGCATCCCCAGGGGCTGGCGCGGCGGGTGCTGGCCGAGGGTGCCGACGTGGGTATTGCCTTCGATGGTGACGGTGACCGTCTGATCATGGTGGACGAACACGGCGAGGTGCTGGACGGCGACGAGCTGCTCTACATCATCGCCTGCGCGCGCCATCAGGAGGGTGCGCTGCAGGGGCCGGTGGTCGGCACGCTGATGAGCAACCTGGGCCTGGAGCAGGCGCTGAATCAGCGCGATGTGGAATTTCTCCGGGCCAAGGTGGGTGACCGCTATGTAATGGAAATGCTGCAGGCCCACGGCGGCGTGCTGGGCGGCGAGTCCTCAGGGCACCTTATCTGTCTGGATCGCACCACCACGGGTGATGGCATGGTCTCGGCGCTGCAGGTGCTGGAGATCATGCGGGAGAGCGGGCGAAGCCTGCATCAGCTCAAGCAGGGCATGTATAAATACCCCCAGCACATGATCAACGTGCCCATTGCTCGTGGCGAGACTCCCCATGAGAACGATGCCGTGCGCGAAGCCGTGCGTAGCGCGGAGGCCGAGATGGGCGCGCGGGGTCGGGTGCTGCTGAGGCCCTCGGGCACCGAACCGGTGGTGCGGGTAATGGTGGAGTGCGAGGACGGCGAGCAGGGGCTGCGCTGCTGCCGGCGTATCGTCGATGTGCTGGCCGAGACCGCCGGTGGCGCGGCCTTGCTGGCGAATTGATTTATCGGGGTATGGCGGTTAAGCTTGCCGCCGCATTTTTTATCGCGCTATAGCGGTAGGTGTTTGTTTTCAAAGAGGTCTTTCCCATGCGTCCAGCCTTGGTGGCCGGCAACTGGAAGATGAACGGCGACCTGGCTTCGGCTCAGGCCCTGGCCGAAACCGTACGCGAGGGCGTGGCGGATCTGCGGGTCCAGGTGCTGTTGTGCCCGCCCTACGTGCATCTGGACCGGGTCGCCGGGGCGCTGGCCCACAGTGGCGTGGGTCTGGCCGCCCAGGATCTCAATGAGCATTCCGCCGGTGCCCATACCGGGGAGATCTGCGCCGAGATGCTTGCCGATCTGGGCTGTAGCCACGTGATCGTGGGGCATTCGGAGCGACGGCACGTCTACGGCGAGGCCAACGCCCGGGTTGCCACCAAGTTCGCGCGCGCCCGGGAGGCCGGTCTGGTGCCTCTGCTCTGCGTGGGAGAGCGGCAGGATGAGCGGGAACAGGGGCGTACCCAGGCGGTCATTGCCGAGCAGCTGCAGGTGGTGCTGGAGCAATCCGGCCCTGGCGCGTTTGACGGTGCCGTGATTGCCTACGAGCCGGTCTGGGCCATAGGCACGGGCCTGAGCGCCAGCCCGGAGCAGGCCCAGGAGGTCCATGCCTTCATTCGCGGCTGGTTGCACGAACAGGGCGCGCAGGGGGTGGATGCACTGCCCATCCTGTACGGCGGCAGCGTCAAGGCGGATAATGCCGCCGGCCTGTTCGCCCAGCCCGACGTGGATGGCGGGTTGATTGGCGGCGCGGCCCTGCAGGCCGAGAGTTTCATCGCAATATGCAAGGCCGCGGAAGCATCTTCGCCGGCAAGGGAGTCTTGATGTTTACGGTACTGTTGGTTGTCCATGTGCTGGTGTCCATCGCCATGGTCGGCTTGATCCTCATTCAGCACGGCAAGGGCGCCGACATGGGCGCGGCCTTTGGCAGCGGTGCATCGGGCACGGTGTTCGGCTCACGCGGTTCGGCCAGCTTCCTGTCCAAGACCACGGCGCTGCTGGCCACGGCCTTCTTCATCCTCACCCTGGCCCTGGCCATGCTCACTGGCCGCCCGGATGCGCCCTCCAGCGTGGTGGATATGCTCGACGAGCAGGCCGAGGAGTCTCTGCCTGCCGCGCCTGAAGCGCCCGCGGACGACGATAGTCTGGCGCCGGCGCCTCCCGGCGGCGAATAAGCGCGCCGGCATTGCCCAGGGCCGGGGGTGTTGTTAGAATGCCCCCGCTTTTACGCCAGACGTGAAATCCATCTGAATTGCCGAAGTGGTGGAACTGGTAGACACGCCGTCTTGAGGGGGCGGTGGCGAAAGCCGTGCCGGTTCGAGTCCGGCCTTCGGCACCATATGTATTTATGCGCTTTCGGTTCTCGTAAGTGCATGTTTATCAAGAAGAATTGCATGGATACCGGGTTGACAGCAACGCCGGTCGTGGCCTAAACTGCCCGCCGCTGCCCGCGGGGCGCATCAGGGGTCGAGCATCACGCAGCGGATGCGTGCGCCGGCCCGCCACCATAGGCTGTGAGGCTGGCGCCGCATGCTCGACAACTATCTGCCTATCCTGATCTTTATCCTCTTTGGCGTGGGCTTCGGCTCCGCGTTTCTGATCGGCGGTTTTCTGCTGGGTCCGCGCAAGCCGGACCCGGAGAAGCTCTCGCCCTTCGAGTGTGGCTTCGAGGCCTTCGAGGATTCGCGCATGAAATTCGATGTGCGCTACTACCTCGTCGCCATTCTCTTCATCATCTTCGATCTGGAAATCGCCTTCCTGTTTCCGTGGGCGGTGGTGCTGGACCAAGTCGGCGTGTTCGGCTTTGCCGCCATGGCAGTGTTCATCGGCATCCTCCTGATCGGTTTCCTCTATGAATGGAAGAAGGGAGCGCTGGAATGGGAGTAGAGGGCGTACTCGAGAAGGGCTTCGTCACCACCTCCGCGGACAAGCTCATTAACTGGGCGCGCACCGGCTCCCTGTGGCCGGTGACCTTCGGGCTCGCCTGCTGCGCCGTGGAGATGATGCACGCGGGCGCCTCCCGCTATGACCAGGACCGCTTCGGGATCATGTTCCGGCCAAGTCCGCGTCAGTCCGACGTGATGATCGTCGCCGGCACGCTGGTGAACAAGATGGCGCCGGCGCTGCGCAAGGTCTACGACCAGATGTCCGACCCCAAGTGGGTGATTTCCATGGGGTCCTGCGCCAACGGTGGCGGTTACTACCATTATTCCTACGCCGTGACGCGCGGTTGCGACCGCATCGTCCCGGTGGACATCTACGTGCCCGGCTGTCCGCCCACGGCGGAGGCGCTTCTGTTCGGCATCATGCAGTTGCAGAACAAGATCCGCCGCACCAACACCATCGCCCGCTGAGGGGAGTGTCCATGTCCCGTATGCAGAAGCTGGAGGAGGCCCTGCACAAGGCCTTCGGAGACAAGCTGCTGGCCCTGCAGGCGCAGAACGGCGAGCTCACCGTGGAGGTGCGCCCCGAGGATCTGTGCGAGGTGCTGCTGGAGTTGCGTGACGGTCAGGCCTTCCGCTTCGAGCAATTGATCGATCTGAGTGGCGTCGATTACGCCGCTTACGGTCAAGACGAATGGAGCACCGAGCAGGCCAGCTGGACCGGTTTCTCCCGCGGCATCTCCGGCCCGTCCACCGGGCGATTGGGTATTACCGGCCCCTGCGGCGTGCACGACGTCAAGAGCAACACCGCTCGGCGCTTCGCCAGCGTCTATCACCTGCTCTCCCTGAGCCTGAATCAGC contains these protein-coding regions:
- the ftsH gene encoding ATP-dependent zinc metalloprotease FtsH, coding for MAKNLILWVVIAVVLMAVFSNFQDRAMTAGQLPYSEFLNQVKSGDISAVTIQGQTISGERSGGQGFKTYSPETNNEALIGTLLDNNVTIRAEAPEGRSVLLQILISWFPFLLLIGVWIYFMRQMQGGGGGRGAMSFGKSRARMMSEDQVRVTFADVAGVEEAKEEVAELVDFLRDPSKFQRLGGSIPRGVLMVGSPGTGKTLLAKAIAGEAKVPFFSISGSDFVEMFVGVGASRVRDMFQQAKKHAPCIIFIDEIDAVGRQRGAGLGGGHDEREQTLNQLLVEMDGFEGNEGVIVIAATNRPDVLDPALLRPGRFDRQVVVPLPDVRGREQILKVHMKKVPLADDMDPRTIARGTPGFSGADLANLVNEAALFAARRNKRVVDQDDFERAKDKIMMGAERRSMVMSEDEKQLTAYHESGHAIVGLLSPEHDPVHKVTIIPRGRALGVTMFLPEEDRYSYSKQRLNSSIASLFGGRIAEEMIFGKDRVTTGASNDIQRATEIARNMVTKWGLSEKLGPLTYGEDEGEVFLGQSMGHQHKQVSDETAQRIDEEVRAVIDVNYARAEQLLRENLDKLHAMSEALIKFETIDKDQIDDIMNGRPPRPPEDWQGPSTRPESESGESEQESGGQPIGGPASHH
- the folP gene encoding dihydropteroate synthase, with product MTAVLDCGGKPLDLSRPQVMGILNITPDSFSDGGVFLGGEAALERAHRMVAEGAAIIDIGGESTRPGAAGVSVQQELDRVLPVIEALAPTLPVPLSVDTTKPEVMAAAVDAGAGLINDVLALRAPGALEVVAALSVPVCLMHMQGEPRTMQRDPRYDDVLQDVMGFLRGRLRACEDAGIARERLLLDPGFGFGKNLHHNCRLLKELASFQALGAPLLVGLSRKSMLGAIVDRPVTQRLPASLAAAVLAAERGASIIRVHDVADTVQALAVVEAVAREGL
- the glmM gene encoding phosphoglucosamine mutase gives rise to the protein MKKRYFGTDGIRGRVGEAPITADFILKLGWAAGRVFAAGGGKTVLIGKDTRLSGYMFESALEAGLSAAGVHSRLLGPMPTPAIAYLTRTLRASAGIVISASHNPHADNGIKFFSAAGQKLDDATELAIEAELDKPMRTVASEQLGRAARLPDAPGRYIEFCKRAVSPQTQLGGMRLVVDCANGATYQVAPSLFHELGAEVIRMGAEPDGLNINVDCGSVHPQGLARRVLAEGADVGIAFDGDGDRLIMVDEHGEVLDGDELLYIIACARHQEGALQGPVVGTLMSNLGLEQALNQRDVEFLRAKVGDRYVMEMLQAHGGVLGGESSGHLICLDRTTTGDGMVSALQVLEIMRESGRSLHQLKQGMYKYPQHMINVPIARGETPHENDAVREAVRSAEAEMGARGRVLLRPSGTEPVVRVMVECEDGEQGLRCCRRIVDVLAETAGGAALLAN
- the tpiA gene encoding triose-phosphate isomerase; the encoded protein is MRPALVAGNWKMNGDLASAQALAETVREGVADLRVQVLLCPPYVHLDRVAGALAHSGVGLAAQDLNEHSAGAHTGEICAEMLADLGCSHVIVGHSERRHVYGEANARVATKFARAREAGLVPLLCVGERQDEREQGRTQAVIAEQLQVVLEQSGPGAFDGAVIAYEPVWAIGTGLSASPEQAQEVHAFIRGWLHEQGAQGVDALPILYGGSVKADNAAGLFAQPDVDGGLIGGAALQAESFIAICKAAEASSPARES
- the secG gene encoding preprotein translocase subunit SecG, producing the protein MMFTVLLVVHVLVSIAMVGLILIQHGKGADMGAAFGSGASGTVFGSRGSASFLSKTTALLATAFFILTLALAMLTGRPDAPSSVVDMLDEQAEESLPAAPEAPADDDSLAPAPPGGE
- a CDS encoding NADH-quinone oxidoreductase subunit A; translation: MLDNYLPILIFILFGVGFGSAFLIGGFLLGPRKPDPEKLSPFECGFEAFEDSRMKFDVRYYLVAILFIIFDLEIAFLFPWAVVLDQVGVFGFAAMAVFIGILLIGFLYEWKKGALEWE
- a CDS encoding NuoB/complex I 20 kDa subunit family protein — its product is MGVEGVLEKGFVTTSADKLINWARTGSLWPVTFGLACCAVEMMHAGASRYDQDRFGIMFRPSPRQSDVMIVAGTLVNKMAPALRKVYDQMSDPKWVISMGSCANGGGYYHYSYAVTRGCDRIVPVDIYVPGCPPTAEALLFGIMQLQNKIRRTNTIAR
- a CDS encoding NADH-quinone oxidoreductase subunit C, coding for MSRMQKLEEALHKAFGDKLLALQAQNGELTVEVRPEDLCEVLLELRDGQAFRFEQLIDLSGVDYAAYGQDEWSTEQASWTGFSRGISGPSTGRLGITGPCGVHDVKSNTARRFASVYHLLSLSLNQRLRVKTYAADDGFPVVDSVVDIWSCANWYERESFDLYGILYEGHPDLRRILTDYGFVGHPFRKDFPLIGNVEVRYDEEKRRVVYQPVSIEPRVTVPRVVRDDSRYAGRAQEDASDA